A stretch of DNA from Drosophila virilis strain 15010-1051.87 chromosome 5, Dvir_AGI_RSII-ME, whole genome shotgun sequence:
cagcgcgggatcaacgcaacttacccaagataacattgtgttacatcACAGAACATACATCAATTGATAACTATATTTGgatcaagggcagcgcggtatcaacgcaacttactcaagataacattgtgttacatcacagaacatacatcaattgataacttatacatacatatagctACATGGTTTCCTTACTAACttctatgtacatatgttaaTCGATattgatgaaattttctacagtatatcttattgtaccatagaatatttgtatattttcaaaacgtcaattgcatttaaattgtggctaaaattggttggcaataaaagttgggttattaacttgatttatgctgtgtggtggtagcggggaggtggcgataggtaaaaaatgaaagatacttaacatatatataatattctggaagcaacatatcatgtttggtgactctacctcttattatttaccaaaattgcccaaaaaacaggatatcgatatcgatcattatcgattgcttggaaacggagtaagtaaTCAATTATCAAACTGAATCTGCGCAAGCACTAGGAGTACCTACATcgaaaatttcaagtctctagctcatataagttctgagatctttgcgttcatacatacggacggacagacagacggacatggctagatcgacttggctattgatgctgattaagaatatatatactttatggggttggagatgcttccttctgcctgttacttacatttggattttgcacaaattcaatatacccttatacctatttttaatgggttcagggtataaaaacggaACTAAAAAAAGaccacatatgtacatagtgCATGCgatcactaaccaaacaacatatagattggacatcacatacaaacaaCCTTATCACAAGagtatcggtggcatctggtccaaactcgcgagtaagggagtaagatatacatatgatgtatttttgaaccgcttactctacaggaaagtgcttggggcactctcttccatatcatttgtgcgatagaacggcaacgctgttaacttttatctcgctcgcacttactcttagctctcaatgctctctctatgtttagggatcgttcaaatgtgtgtgtgtgtgtgtatttgtgcgacaagcaaaactgcgcacaaatttaatttttctcaaatgctgaggcatttctgcgcttttgaaggcacggctaatataaaatagagaaagggtttgccacgtcgatgcgaaaatcttgcattttagctcgctatcgttggtaagagtacccaagcgttgccatgagtgcatttaaaatattttggactcgctattcacgcatacttgcatattttgtatatgaatagaagcatttatgcgtttgtgtgtctgtTGCTTGCccgcctgcctgtccccgatgcaaatttaacaagattgtaggatttctgattttggacctctacacatagacacacacatacaaatgtctgtgaaagggctgatcatgggcgcaaaagaaaatacattattggcacgcgtctgacgcgcgcccttctttttaatgattgtgatgaatgaaatttgactaaaaataaaagtctttaaaatattaaaatataccaaattaaaaaaaaaggagcgattatatattaatacatacggacggacggacggacgaacggacggacggacagactgacggacatggctagatcgacttggctattggtgctgatcaagaatatacatactttatggggtcggagatgcttccttctgcctgttacatacatctggattttgcacaaatacaatatacccttatacccatttttaatgggtacagggtaaaaaaaaaaacaatttatgggCTAAGTAATACGAGtgacatatatatacgtgCGTGAGCAAGTAAAATATGAGAGCGTGTATGGCTGGCCCGAACATGAGACGCATTGGTGTGACATTAGTCTTTGACGTCGCTGTCGGTACCCTGTAGAGTCAGACGAAATGTTTTGTGCCGGGCATACgcgcatataaaaataaacatattaataataataaattacaaataaatattagtcGCCAAGCAACCTATTTTTCGTGCTAGAAACCATACATTAATATACAGATTGATGTATAAATTAAGATTTAAATATGAAGTCCTTGCGGATTTTCATTataagaatttatttttattattttattatttgggtaacacaaattttattattgttatatggttttttaaacaataggCCGATACGCCGTAGCGAGTGAATTAATTTATGCGCGAAGTAGCTAAGCCGATGTGCTTCAGTGAAATCTGAaggaaaaactaaatttacataagattgatcaaaattacctaagctattcacaacggccgctagaatgcttagctGGCGCCTCGTGTGGTTCcgtcgtgcaagaacatccgacccagagctatgtcagcatctgtggctggtgctatattgcattttgctgaacTCTGTTAACTCGTAAGAACATCCGCCCtagtgctatatcagcatctggagctggtgtcgttgaTCTCTGTTAACTGCTCCCCTTTTAAGTTAAGGCCGCCCTCGGCCGCTGCTATCTCGGCAATCACCTCCATAATATCCTTGGCCGATGGCATGTTTTTAGTGAACCGACGGTAGGTGACTCCGATGCAAATTATTGTGTTACACACAGCACTCAACAAGAAGGCTTTTACCACGTTGTCGACGCTTCCAATTTCGTCCTTGACTTCCTTGATGATCTCCAGGCTACGTTCATTCAAGCGATGAAAATAATGGAGACTCAGCACGTCTTGGTGGCCGGTGACGTTCAGAAGGGGAGATGCCGCGATGCCAGGGAACTTACTCTGGTCGTTGTTGCGATTCAAGTACTTAGTTTCGTTGATCAGAACTCAATTATTGAACGTGATTAGATTCGTTCCGGGAACCCAAGTCTTAGTACCTTTGTCAGTGCAAACATTAGCAGGCTGTTTATAGATGATCAGAATTCGGTCATTGAGCACCACCAGCATGCAGCTCTCTGGCACAAGATCAGGTCGGTGAAAGTTGTCAAATGGTTCCTTCCGGCGTGGAAATGCAATTCTAAAGGGCAAGCACTTGATCTCCGCACTCAGCTATAATGTTTTCGTCAATTTGTAACACAGCATTCGCATGTGCAACTGAATACACCATCACCTTTCTGCAAGCCATTTGGATTTTCGGGAAATTAATGATAAAGTGAACAGATTGTAATACTGTGGGCTTACCGATCCAAACAGATTTCAAATCTGTGCGATCTAATATGTTTGGGCttatgatattaatttttgcaagggTAACAGCGAGCGTCAAATTCTGCATTTCCATTCTATTCCGAGCTAAAAGAGTCTCGTATAAATGTTCGGAATCTATCCAAttcttttttgcagcttttagtAATGTATTGATACTTGTAGTGAGTTGATTTATTTGTCCCTGAACTTTTGTGTTGATAGCTACCTGTCTGTTGTTAGAGTTCACCAACTGTAACTCAGTGAATTTGGTCTTCTCGAAGTCACTGGCGACAGGTGTTCCCGCAACTAATTTGAGGGCTGTGCCCAAGAAATCTAAACTTCTTTCCACCCTGTTGTGCGCGCCAGGAGCTTCTAACAGATCTCTGAAGTGGGACGCATCTACGCTGAGAAGCTTTCTCATGTGCGACTGCGGAAACATTTAAAATAGGTCAATTGTTTGGTTTACCATTTTATCGTACTCAGAGATGTTTGCTGTGTGCCTCACGAAATTGGATTAATCCCAAACCAGAACTTGGCCCTCAACAATGGTAACATACTTGGCGTGTGAGTAATTAGCCATACGCGCCGCCGCACTTGCAAAATATAGAAATAGCAGAAACCCGAACCTAAGGAAGACAGACAAAACGGACCAAACTATTACTACGTGTCTTTCTAAAGGTAATGCCATGTGGcgtatatattaaaatttaaaggtGAAGCCTAGTGGTTCAAATGTTGAAACTTAtagttaaatttaatatgcataGAATCGATGTTCTATTTCAGCTCTCGCCCTACTTAAGGTTGTTCTTGTGGACCATCCTTCCTCCAATGAGAACGGCCGTGCCAAGATCTGCCTCTACGATCCGTTCTTCACATAAGGGCGTGAGCTTATTGCCAAGCCTGCGGTTTCTTTTTGCTAGGACTTTTTCGCCTACTTCAAAGTCTATATTTTGTCGCTGGTCATTCAGCCTAGCCCGGAGCGCATCTTGTGCACTTCTTAACTTTGCTGATTGTTTGTGGGGGGTGGCGTCAGATAAATAATTCTCAGGTTAGTGAAGGAaacaagtgttttttttttgtattaacactttattacaaaaattcgGCTGCATGTAACAAACTCTGAATATTAAGTGATTTTACATAGTTTGGGTtggagttatggaggtggaaaGGAGACCACAAGGAGAGTGCTGAGCGCATCTGTATTAGAGACTGAGTctctctcagtgagtgagtctgtctcactgagtgactcTTTCACACTGAGTGAGGCTCAGTCTGTGTTCAGACTATCAATGAACTGGCATGAACACTGATATATTCCCTTCAGGTTCGCCTGAGGGCACAAGGAGGGTATTAACAGGTCTCTTGTTGATGACCGGATGCATTGTCTTGTTACTGACTTCGATTGAGTCACTGATGTTTCTCTTCAGCTTGAGGCAACGTGCAAGCTCGGCTAGAGTGCTATGGAAGCGTAACACCTCGACTTGGCCATTGGAGGTGCTATGCAGCGGCGGTGCATTAACAATATGCTCTCCGTAGTTGTTTAACAACAGGGTCTTTATCGTTTGAGAATATATTGAAGACTTGTTGTCGCAATAAACTGTTCTGACTCGTGGAAAGAAATTCATGAGCTGCAGTAGTGGAGCTTTTAAGTCCCCGATAGTGCGCGACTGAATTGATTGtacgactgcaaatttagagAACTTATTAGCACAGGTCAAAAAAAATTGGTTGTCCgtgaaaaaaataacaatatgaaatgaaatgaaattccCCAGGAGTCTAAGGGATTGGAGTTTCTCCCAACTCCTGTCTTTTTGGGTGCCCATCGTATTTGGCTGTTGAGcagattctacaactttccGCAATTTCCTTAGCCAACATCGccattttagggaaatagtattctgatagcacttgcttaacattttcttgagctgctctgtgcgctctATTATGTTCGGCAACAAGAATTTCTCTCCTCTCGTCAACGTTGAAGACATCTGACACtcggtttttgcagtgccagcACTTTGTGCCTGGAAACATGCGAACTAAGCCATCCTGCACCTGTGCTAGTGTGGGCAGATTGCAATAGATGGCATTTACTGCATTT
This window harbors:
- the LOC138911358 gene encoding uncharacterized protein: MRKLLSVDASHFRDLLEAPGAHNRVERSLDFLGTALKLVAGTPVASDFEKTKFTELQLVNSNNRQLSAEIKCLPFRIAFPRRKEPFDNFHRPDLVPESCMLVVLNDRILIIYKQPANVCTDKVLINETKYLNRNNDQSKFPGIAASPLLNVTGHQDVLSLHYFHRLNERSLEIIKEVKDEIGSVDNVVKAFLLSAVCNTIICIGVTYRRFTKNMPSAKDIMEVIAEIAAAEGGLNLKGEQLTEINDTSSRC